CCCCTGGTGGCCAAGGACCACCCCGTCCGGGCCCTGGCCCTGGCGGCGCCGGCCTACCTGCTGTTGGTGCTGCAGGGAGCGGCCTTGGAGGGCCGGCTGGCGTTGGCGCTGGCGCCTTTCGGCGCGCTGCCCGTGGTGCTGGCCGGGTTGTCCCTCAGCCTGCTGGCCACCGTGCCCGATCTGGCCGGAGACCGGCGGGCCGGCAAGCGCACCTGGGCCGTGAGCTACGGCGCGGATTCGGCCTGGCGCGCCGCCCTGCTCCTGATGGGCGCGGCGGCCCTGCTGGCCCTGGCGGGCCGGGACGGCCAGGTGGGGTTGCCCGCGCTGTTCTCGGCGCTGCTGATGGCCTGGGGGCGCGGGGAAGGGGAATCCGGCCGGGCCGTGGCCGTGCTGCGCTGGTCCGTGGCCATTCAGGGCCTGGCCCTGGCGCCGTCCTGGCCGCGGCTCTGTCTGGCCCTGCTGCTGCTCGGCTGGCTGTCGCGCTTCTATTACCGCCGCCGTTTTCAAATGAGTTACCCCAGCCTGGGGTGGGAAAGGAAGTGAGTCCATGGCCCTGCGTTTCTACAACAGCCTGACCCGCTCCAAGGAGCTGTTCCAGCCGCTGGTGCCGGGCCAGGCCGGGCTCTACACCTGCGGTCCGACGGTCTACAATTATGCGCACATCGGCAATTTCCGGACCTTCGTGTTCGAGGACCTGCTGCGCCGCGTGCTGGCCTTCCGCGGCTACCGGGTCACCCAGGTGATGAACTTCACCGACGTGGACGACAAGACCATCCGCGGCTCCCAGGCCGCGGGCGAGTCGCTGGAGGTGTTCACGGCCCGCTACAAGCAGGCTTTTTTCGAGGACCTGGACACCCTGCGCGTGCAGCACGCGGAGGTCTACCCGGCTGCCACCGAGCACGTGGAGGAGATGGTGGAGCTGATCCGCCGTCTGCGCGAGCGCGGCCACACCTACGAGGACGCGGGCTCCGTCTATTTCCGGCTCTCCACCTTCCCCGGCTACGGGCGGCTGGCCAATCTCAACCCGGACCAGATGCGCACCAGCGGGCGGGTGGACAACGACGAGTACGAGAAGGAGGATGTGCGGGACTTCGCCCTCTGGAAGGCCTGGACCCCGGAGGACGGGCCGGTTTTCTGGGAGACCGAGCTGGGCAAGGGGCGGCCGGGCTGGCACATCGAGTGCTCGGCCATGAGCATGAAGTACCTGGGCGAGCAGTTCGACATCCACACCGGCGGCGTGGACAACCGCTTCCCGCACCACGAGAACGAGATCGCCCAGAGCTGCTGCGCCACGGGCGGGCCCTTCGCCTCCACCTGGCTGCACAGCGAGTTCCTGCTGGTGGAGGGCAAGAAGATGTCCAAGAGCCTGGGCAACTTCTACACCCTGCGCGACCTGCTGGAGAAGGGCCTGGATCCGGTGGCCATCCGCTACACGCTGCTCTCCGTGCACTACCGGGCCCAGCTGAACTTCTCCTTCGAGGGGATCGAGGCCAGCGCCCAGGCCGTGCGCCGCCTGCGCGACCTGAATGCCCGGCTGGGGCGGACGCCCGCCGGCCCGGGCAGCGGCGACAAGGCCCGCCACCTGACCGCGACCTGCGAGAGCGAGTTCACCGAGGCCCTGGACGACGACCTGAATCTGGCCGGCGCGCTGGGTCACCTCTTCACCTGGGTGCGCGAGGTCAACGCCCTGCTGGATTCCGGCAGCCCGGACGCGGGCGAATTGCAGCTGCTGCAGGCCTGGCTGGGCCGGGTGGACGGCCTGCTGGATGTGTTGCGCGAGGAGCAGGACGAGTCCGCGGAGGGGCGGGTGGCGGAGCTGGTGGCCCAGCGCGCGGCGGCCAAGCAGTCCCGGGACTTCCCGGCGGCGGACCGCCTGCGGCTGGAGATCGAGTCCCTGGGCTGGGTGGTGAAGGACACGCCCCAGGGCCCGGTGTTCCACCGGCGCTGAGCCGGGCGGCGGGCCGGACAAAGGCCGGCGCGCGCCAAACGGACTCCTTCGGACCATACGAAAAGGGCCGTCCCGAGGGACGGCCCTTTCAGAACCGGTGAAGCCGGGATCAGAGCGCGTTCACCAAGCGCGTCAAGGCCGACTTGCGATTGGAGGCCGAGTTGGTCTTGATCACGCCCTTGATCACCAGACGATCGAGCAGGCTGGTGACCTGACGCAACTGACTCTCGGCTTCCTCACGCCCCGTCAGTGCCCGAAGCTTCTTGATCTCCGTGCGCATGCGGGAGCGATACTGCCGATTGCGCTCGTTGGCTTCGCCACTGGTACGGATCCGCTTGATGCAGGACTTGTGATGCGCCATGACTTCTTCCCGTTGCTTCAACCAAAATACCGGGGGCGGGACTTGAACCCGCATGTCCAAAAGGACACACGCACCTGAAACGTGCGCGTCTACCAATTCCGCCACCCCGGCGCGAAGCGACAAATCTAGCCCAGCCAGCAGGCAAAGTCAATGCCTTGGGCAGGAAAAATGCGAAGAAGTCCCGCCGCAGCGCACCGACTTGTCTTGGGCCGCCGGGGCGCGTATCCTACTTTTCGGCCTCGCCGCCGGTCGGCGGCGGCGCCTTGTCGGAAGTGGGTCCAAACCGTCGCCCCGAGTGGCCGAGGATGGATTGAGCTTATGTCCTATACGTTTCCCCAGGCACATGCCGTGATCCTGGACATGGAGTGCCCGGATCGCACCAGCCTGATCCGGACCATGGCGGCCAGTCTGGCCGACTGTCCGGACGTGGTGGATCTGGAATCCTTCACGCGCCAACTGATCCGCCGTGAACTGGAAACGCCAACGGGCCTTGAGTACGGCTGCGCCCTGCCCCACGCGCGCAGCGCGGCCGTGGAGGAGATTGTGCTGGTGGTGGGCCGCAGCCGGGAGCCGATCGATTTCGGTGCCGCCGACGGCCCGGCCCGCCTGTTCTTCCTCTTCGGGGTTCCGGAGCATTGCATCACCCAGTACCTGAAGCTGGTGGCCAAGTTGTCCACCCTGCTCAAGTCCGCCGAATTCCGCCAGCGCCTGCTGGAGGCGCGCGACGAGGGCGAGCTGCGCGCGATTCTGGAAGAGGGTCGCAAGGCCTAGGAGGTCATGATGATGGGAATTGGTTGGGGTGAGGGGATCCTCATCGTGCTGGTGATCACCCTGCTCTTCGGGGCCAAGCGGATTCCCGAAGTGGCGCGGAGCATGGGTTCGGCCATTGGCGAGTTCAAGAAGGGCATGCGGGGCGAACTGGACACCTTGAAGAAGGACATCGACCCGCCGGCGGAACCGCCCGAAAAGAAGTCCTGACGGACCACCCGCCGCCCGATGAGTCACGCTCCCGCCCTCGAGCTTTCATCTGCCCTGGCCGCCCTGGAGTGCGGCGGGGTGCTGCTCTTGCCCGTGGACACGGTTCCCGGGCTGGCGGTGCGGGCCGACGAGCCGGCGGCCTTGCAAGCTCTTTATGAACTGAAAGGGCGTCCGCTGGACAAGACCCTGTCGTTGGCCTTCCGGGACCTGGAGCAGGTCCGCGAGTGGCTGGATCCCCCAGCGCCTCAGTGGGAGCGGCTGGGCCGCCTGCTGCCCGGTCCGCTGACCGTGGTGCTGGCGGGGTCGGAGCGACTGGGCCGCCACTGGCCGGCTTGGGGCGTCTCCGTCGGCCTGCGCCTGCCCGGCCCCTGCCCCTGTTCCGCCTTGTTCGCGCGGCTGCCCTGGCCCGTGGCCCTGAGTTCCGCCAACCGCTCGGGTCAGCCCACTCCGCGCCGCCTGGACGAGGTGGATCCCGCGTTGCGCTGCCAAACGGCCGGCGTCTGGCCGGGGGAGTGCCCGCTGGGCCAGGAGAGCACGGTGCTGGACCTGCGCACGGATCCGCCCCGGCTGCTGCGGGAAGGCGCGCTGACCGGCCCGCGATTGGCCGCCCTGCTGGAGGCCCGATGAAGCGACTGAGCCCGCCCCTCCACCTGATCCTCGGCCTGGGTCTGCTGATTCTGCTCAGCCTGCCCGGCCTGCCCGGCGGGCCGGCGGCGGCGTGCCGGGCCCCCAAGCTGGCGCCCGTGCCCTTTTCCGTGGGCGAGCGGATCACCTTCAGCGTGGACTGGGGCCTGGTCAACGCCGGCACCAGCTCGCTCACGGTGCAGGACACGGTGCGCGTCAACGGCCACCTCTGCTGGCGGATCCAGAGCCAGGCCCAGTCCAACGAGGTGCTGGGCAAGCTCTACCCGGTCAAGGACAAGGTCCTGACCTGGATGGACTGCCAGGGCCTGTTCAGCCGCGGGCTGCACAAGAACCTGCGCGAGGGGACCTACCGCAAGGTGCGGGACTACGCCATCCTGCCGGAACGGAACATGATCATCAAGCAGAAGGACGGCGCGGCGGTGGACACCCTGTTCATCCGCGGGCACGTTCAGGACGTGCTCTCCGCCTTTTACTGGGTGCGCGCCCAGCCGCTGTCCGTGGGCAAGGTCCTCGAAGTCGAAGCCGTGGACGACCTGAAGGCCTACCGCCTGGCCATCAAGGTGCTGGCCAAGGAAAAGGTCAAGCTCAAGGGCGGCACGCGGGACTGCTTCAAGATCCAACCCATCCTGCTGGGCGAGGGCCTCTTCAAGGCCAAGGGCGAGGTTTTCATCTGGGTGACCGCGGACGAGCGCCGCATTCCGGTGAAAATGAAATCCAAGATCTTCATCGGGGCCATCAGCGCCACGATGACGGACTACGTACCCGGCCGCTGACGCGCCTCAGGCCACTGACGCGCCCCCGCCCGTCGGCTCTCTCTTGACCCCGGCCACTTTCCTGTTGAATTCCTGACAGGACTTCCTTCACTTACCGCCGTCACACACCCCTACCAGCGAGACATCATGCAGACACCCCTGCCCTTGTGGACCCGTCCGGGTCCGCAGCTTGCGGCATACGCGCTGTTGTTGATCGTGACTCCCTTCCTGCTGTTGCGGGCCTACCTGCAGCAGGCCATCGGCGAGCTCTCCCGCACTCCCCTGCCCGGCGGGGACGGGGAGTTCCTGCTCATGCCGTGGCTGGCCTTGCTGGCCGCGGGCGCAAGCGCCTGGTTGCTGCGCCGGCAGCTCAGGCCGCGCAGCCTGGCCGTGCTGGCGGGAGTGCTGGCGCTCTGGGCGGCGGGACACCAGGTGGCCGACTACTACTTCGGCCATCTGCCCACCGACCTGCAGCAGAACTGGCACACCCTGGCCTACCTGATCTTCGCCGGCCTGTTCTGGCGCTGGCACGTGCGCCGGGGCCGTCCCGCGCATCTGGCCGCGCTGCCCGGACTGGGGGCGGCCCTGCTCCTCTCGGCCTGCGACGAGACGATCCAGGTCTTCATCAGCAGCCGGATCTTCGACGTGGGGGACATCGGCAAGGACGCCTGGGGCGCGGCCATCGGGCTGGGGGCCGTGACCGTCCACCAG
This genomic interval from Candidatus Delongbacteria bacterium contains the following:
- a CDS encoding UbiA family prenyltransferase, which encodes MLDYFFLTRPVLVAVVWIFPLVGARGLDGHGLELALLLAQCAGLAGSAFVLNQLHDQEGDRVNRKCESLARGLVSPRGARILLAGLLAGGLAAAAWLGPWHLGAALVFFLLAAVGYNLPPLVAKDHPVRALALAAPAYLLLVLQGAALEGRLALALAPFGALPVVLAGLSLSLLATVPDLAGDRRAGKRTWAVSYGADSAWRAALLLMGAAALLALAGRDGQVGLPALFSALLMAWGRGEGESGRAVAVLRWSVAIQGLALAPSWPRLCLALLLLGWLSRFYYRRRFQMSYPSLGWERK
- the cysS gene encoding cysteine--tRNA ligase gives rise to the protein MALRFYNSLTRSKELFQPLVPGQAGLYTCGPTVYNYAHIGNFRTFVFEDLLRRVLAFRGYRVTQVMNFTDVDDKTIRGSQAAGESLEVFTARYKQAFFEDLDTLRVQHAEVYPAATEHVEEMVELIRRLRERGHTYEDAGSVYFRLSTFPGYGRLANLNPDQMRTSGRVDNDEYEKEDVRDFALWKAWTPEDGPVFWETELGKGRPGWHIECSAMSMKYLGEQFDIHTGGVDNRFPHHENEIAQSCCATGGPFASTWLHSEFLLVEGKKMSKSLGNFYTLRDLLEKGLDPVAIRYTLLSVHYRAQLNFSFEGIEASAQAVRRLRDLNARLGRTPAGPGSGDKARHLTATCESEFTEALDDDLNLAGALGHLFTWVREVNALLDSGSPDAGELQLLQAWLGRVDGLLDVLREEQDESAEGRVAELVAQRAAAKQSRDFPAADRLRLEIESLGWVVKDTPQGPVFHRR
- the rpsT gene encoding 30S ribosomal protein S20; amino-acid sequence: MAHHKSCIKRIRTSGEANERNRQYRSRMRTEIKKLRALTGREEAESQLRQVTSLLDRLVIKGVIKTNSASNRKSALTRLVNAL
- a CDS encoding PTS sugar transporter subunit IIA, with translation MSYTFPQAHAVILDMECPDRTSLIRTMAASLADCPDVVDLESFTRQLIRRELETPTGLEYGCALPHARSAAVEEIVLVVGRSREPIDFGAADGPARLFFLFGVPEHCITQYLKLVAKLSTLLKSAEFRQRLLEARDEGELRAILEEGRKA
- a CDS encoding twin-arginine translocase TatA/TatE family subunit; this translates as MMGIGWGEGILIVLVITLLFGAKRIPEVARSMGSAIGEFKKGMRGELDTLKKDIDPPAEPPEKKS
- a CDS encoding L-threonylcarbamoyladenylate synthase; translated protein: MSHAPALELSSALAALECGGVLLLPVDTVPGLAVRADEPAALQALYELKGRPLDKTLSLAFRDLEQVREWLDPPAPQWERLGRLLPGPLTVVLAGSERLGRHWPAWGVSVGLRLPGPCPCSALFARLPWPVALSSANRSGQPTPRRLDEVDPALRCQTAGVWPGECPLGQESTVLDLRTDPPRLLREGALTGPRLAALLEAR
- a CDS encoding DUF3108 domain-containing protein; this encodes MKRLSPPLHLILGLGLLILLSLPGLPGGPAAACRAPKLAPVPFSVGERITFSVDWGLVNAGTSSLTVQDTVRVNGHLCWRIQSQAQSNEVLGKLYPVKDKVLTWMDCQGLFSRGLHKNLREGTYRKVRDYAILPERNMIIKQKDGAAVDTLFIRGHVQDVLSAFYWVRAQPLSVGKVLEVEAVDDLKAYRLAIKVLAKEKVKLKGGTRDCFKIQPILLGEGLFKAKGEVFIWVTADERRIPVKMKSKIFIGAISATMTDYVPGR